From a single Photobacterium gaetbulicola Gung47 genomic region:
- a CDS encoding putative methyl-accepting chemotaxis protein (COG0840): MKFNQFTIKQKLILAMVLAVLASTLLVGIISQKQARQVVENRLLQSELPATLLQIRNSIDKEVSLMLAAAEQLATSRFITDLYHDGRSQADESKIIRRLNDIKNQYQLFDASIADRTSGDYWNQDGFLRRLTPQQDGWFYDFTRSGQARSLSVFRESNGDVKLFVNYQQLNGKGMAGLSKSLAEMSRFINQFQLEKTGFVFLADGQGQVQIHRDRGVMGKMQLANLYGQQAAATLLAKDDFNVVQHTINGQDVLVATSYIPSMNWYVVAQLPLEEAFAELNQARQQIMLWTAGIAAAFVLLAIWLGSNITQPISRLAAMFKDLGEGEGDLRHRIEVSGNDEIAQLSAGFNSFIGKIHYSVKEVAETGNSLREAAESVAQQAEITLDTSHSQRDRTLQVVTAINEMGATVNEIASNAAHAADAAHNAENETQSGQQVVSQARDTINQLANDVTQVSEVIESLASNTQAIGSILDVIRGISEQTNLLALNAAIEAARAGEQGRGFAVVADEVRSLASRTADSTDEIQAMINRLQEEASNAVSAMVQSRQLTSDGVSAADEASGALLSISDRITLISDMNTQVATATEEQSTVVCDINCNIEEINEATQRTADTASQLAQSSQALRDLSKRLDDMVGTFTL; this comes from the coding sequence ATGAAGTTCAACCAATTCACAATCAAACAAAAGCTGATCCTGGCTATGGTCCTTGCGGTTCTCGCTTCTACCCTGCTCGTTGGCATCATCAGCCAAAAGCAAGCAAGGCAAGTGGTCGAAAACCGCTTACTGCAGTCGGAGCTACCGGCTACCCTGCTGCAAATCCGCAATAGCATCGATAAGGAAGTATCACTGATGCTGGCTGCCGCCGAGCAACTGGCCACCAGCCGCTTCATTACTGACCTCTATCATGATGGCAGATCGCAAGCCGATGAAAGCAAAATAATCCGGCGCCTGAATGATATCAAAAACCAGTACCAATTGTTCGATGCCTCTATTGCTGATCGTACCAGTGGCGACTACTGGAATCAGGACGGATTTCTGCGCCGCCTGACCCCGCAGCAAGATGGCTGGTTCTATGATTTCACCCGCTCGGGGCAAGCCCGATCGCTCAGTGTCTTCCGCGAATCAAACGGCGACGTCAAACTGTTCGTCAACTACCAGCAGCTAAATGGCAAAGGTATGGCCGGCCTTTCCAAGTCCCTCGCCGAGATGAGCCGCTTCATCAACCAGTTCCAGCTGGAAAAAACCGGCTTTGTCTTCCTCGCTGACGGCCAAGGCCAAGTGCAGATCCATCGCGACCGTGGCGTAATGGGCAAAATGCAGCTCGCGAACCTGTACGGCCAGCAAGCGGCCGCTACCTTACTGGCCAAGGATGATTTCAATGTCGTCCAGCACACCATCAACGGCCAAGATGTGTTGGTGGCTACCAGCTACATCCCATCCATGAACTGGTATGTGGTTGCCCAATTGCCCCTGGAAGAAGCCTTTGCCGAGCTGAATCAGGCCCGCCAGCAAATCATGCTGTGGACCGCCGGCATCGCCGCCGCGTTTGTGTTACTTGCCATTTGGCTCGGTAGCAATATCACCCAGCCGATTTCCCGCCTGGCCGCTATGTTTAAAGATCTCGGTGAAGGCGAAGGGGATCTGCGCCACCGTATTGAAGTATCAGGCAATGATGAAATTGCCCAGCTCTCCGCGGGCTTCAATAGTTTCATCGGCAAGATCCACTACTCGGTCAAAGAGGTCGCCGAAACCGGCAACAGCCTCCGCGAAGCGGCCGAGTCTGTCGCCCAGCAGGCTGAAATCACCTTGGATACCAGCCACAGCCAACGTGACCGTACCCTGCAGGTCGTCACGGCTATCAATGAAATGGGTGCCACCGTCAACGAAATTGCCAGCAATGCCGCGCACGCAGCCGATGCCGCGCATAATGCCGAAAACGAAACCCAGAGCGGCCAGCAGGTGGTCAGCCAGGCCCGCGATACCATTAACCAGCTCGCCAATGATGTGACCCAGGTCAGCGAAGTGATTGAGTCGCTGGCCAGCAACACCCAGGCCATTGGCAGTATTCTGGATGTGATCCGCGGTATCTCCGAGCAAACCAATTTGCTGGCGCTCAACGCCGCAATTGAGGCGGCCCGCGCCGGCGAGCAGGGCCGCGGCTTTGCTGTGGTGGCCGACGAGGTACGCAGCTTGGCCAGCCGCACCGCCGATTCGACCGATGAGATCCAGGCGATGATCAACCGCCTGCAGGAAGAAGCCAGCAACGCAGTCAGCGCGATGGTGCAGAGCCGCCAGCTCACCTCCGATGGCGTCTCGGCAGCGGACGAGGCCTCCGGCGCCCTGCTGTCGATCTCCGATCGCATCACCCTGATTTCCGACATGAATACCCAGGTCGCCACCGCAACGGAAGAGCAGTCCACCGTGGTCTGCGATATCAACTGCAATATCGAGGAAATCAACGAAGCGACCCAACGCACTGCCGATACCGCTTCGCAGCTAGCCCAGTCAAGCCAAGCACTGCGCGATCTGTCCAAGCGCCTGGATGACATGGTCGGCACGTTCACGCTCTAA